Part of the Mauremys reevesii isolate NIE-2019 linkage group 20, ASM1616193v1, whole genome shotgun sequence genome is shown below.
CTCCTAAACTGACAAATAAAAATGCCACTAAAAGCACCAAAAAGTTATGAAGTCCCCACATGCTATCTCTAGCCATGgggaataattttttaaaaaatacaaaaacactttttttcatATTCCACATTATATGTTACAGGAAATAATAGCTAAATTAATTGTATGTACCTTAATCTGAGTCTGAGAACAGAGTAGATTTTACAGCATGAGTCTCTCCATTCCTAAATTACCTGTTAATACCCTGTATGGCTTTTAGTCTTTTTACCTGCAAAGTGGATGGTTTTCTATAGATTTCTCTCAATATAAGTCTAAATAAACAaaggaaaataagaaaaaaacacCACCTGGACTTCTATGgaaactctccccccaccctttacAAAATTCAGCATTCTAAAACAGCATAACTTTCTAAAAATATTGCTCCATAGACGTATCTCAGGCAGGTTCAACTTTATTTTCAGCTGCATTTTTTTCAATGGTTTCTAACTGTGTCTATTCACCTGAGCCAACTAATCAGCTTGTCTAGTGAATGAGAATATAGATACTTATGTGCATGTGTTTGTGGGGGTGTACTTAGAGTGGCACCACCAGCAGTTTTATtttgacaaactttttttttttttaaattccttggtCTATTTACATCTGAACTGAGTTTTACAGGGAACCATAACACAGTTCTGAAATGCtcacctttttattttttgatgCCATTTTTATTCTGGGATTGACTAAACTAGTTGTCTGAAGGGGGGATACAAGGAGGATGGTTATATTTTGCAGCTCTGATAAAGGTATGGTTCTGGTGTACAATTACTCTGTCTTCGACTCAAGAGCATATTCTCACCATAAACTTTGTGACTATTCATCCTCCACCACAGAGAACTTCTTACCAACATCCTAATTTTACTGCCACTTTGGACAGGTAAGGATGGACCTAATCCTTCCATATGGGAAGGTTTGTGAGCAAAGAGATGTGTGTGAAACTTTGGTTTGAGCCTGGCTCCACATCGCCTCTTTGCATTATAGAAGTGGAAATGAGAGAAAGCAGAGACTCTTTTCCCCAAGGATCTGAATTGTTCCTTTTCTAATCCAGAAAAGTGTGGAGATAAACCCTCCATTCTGTAAATGTGCTGCCCTGTGGAACTCAAACTAAGAGAAGCAGAATATCCCCTTGGATCTGTAGGTCCAGACACTGAAGATGCGGTGCTTTTTGGAGCTTCATTCTTCACTGTTGAGCCGTTAACTAAATTGACTCCCTTTGGTAGGCCAGGACTAAACACTTTAACTGGTAACAAATGTTTGGCATTCTGAGGTTGGCTTGCTTCTGTTTTCATCAGGTCTAAATAGCGTTGGTCTTCAAACAGGTTAATTTTGGACCCTATGCTCAAGCTAGTTCTATCAGTGAAGGAATCCACTCGCCCATCATACCCTAGAtctgcaggtgctgagcactggtGTTGAGGCCATGGCCGTTTGCAATCTCCATGGTTTTCTTTATCTTCCCCATTATCTTCTTGTCCTCCTTGAAAAGAGTTCTCTGTCCAGTCTGAATCCTCACTAACATTTACTGCTGTATTCATGTCCCTGAGAAATACCACAATGACAGTGATGTTGTCACTGGAGCCAGCATCCCGTGCTGATGCCACTAATTTGTGTGCCACCATGCTGCTATCTCCATTATTCTCCTTCAGGTGGTCAGCCACCACCTTCACTGCCTCATCAGGATTTACTGTGTCATAGAAGCCATCACAGGCTAAAATGAGGTAGTCTTCAGACCCATCCAGTACGGTGGAGGCGGAGTCTGCATCTCCACAAATATATGGCTTGTGCTCAGCATCTCCTGTGGAAAATGGAAAGCAAAGGTATTTCAAATCTCAGGTTTTTGACTGGCATGCTGAGTGATAGGTGGCATCTTGGGAACCTTTTTATTAATTCTCAGACCAGGAACCAATTATTCTTTTCCCTAAATTAGAGGAGTCTCTTGGAATAACAGGCTAGACCAGCATCTGTTTTCCAGAAAAATGGAGACAGTTGTTCCTGGTTCTATTTATCTGTTGTATTACACAGTGTGATCAATAGAAACCAAAAGATAATTaaaacaggggagagaaatggatgCAAGAATTAAAGTACATTTCCTACCAATAGCTCTGGAGACAGATAAACTCCCATTCACTCTCCAGGCCCCAAACCAGACCACACAGCCTCCGAGGGCCTCGATACGCTTCTTCTCATCCTAAACCGCAAGGCAACATAAGAGTTGATCAGGTCTCTGTTGCAAAAAAGACCCTGGGTGCTTTCATCAATGTATTGGTGTTTTCACATGTACAGCAGTCCTGAGCCCATTGTGTAACGATTAGTGCTTTAATTTCTGCAGGGATTTTATCCTGCCCCCCtaccaaatcagaacaaaaggtTTTGACAAGTCAGTACTCTTATCCAAAGTAATTGGAGTAACTGGCCAGGTGCTTGCTCAGCTGTTCCAAAGGAAATAGAAAAGGCAGTTGATCAATAGTACAGAAGCTCTTTTATATGCAGACAGCAATCATAAATCTTTGAAGTCAGAAAATGAATCTGAAAAGTGAAAAGCTATCCATCTTTAGTTAAAACAGGCCATTCTTACCTCTCTATCTGGTTTATGAGGCTTCATTAGTTCCACCGCTTGGCCCTGTCTCACAAGCATCACCTGGGAGTCACCAAGCCAAGCTACATGCAGCATATTTCCTCGGATGAATGTTACCACACCAGTGGTGCCACACCGAAGGCTCTGGAAAAAATATCATCTACTAGTTTTAAATGGGCAAATGAAGGTGAACTGGAAGTAAAATGCCTGGGAACAGTTTTCAATGCTTCCTTCAAAGAAAAACATGCTGACATTCAAATAAACAGGGCTGTTCTAATGACAGAGAAATGGGGCTGTATTTGTCCTGCGTTTGCTACCATTTCATTCTCTTCCCCCAAAGCCAGTGTGGCTAAATGCGAGTAATTGAAGGCACAATTTTGTCCTGTATGTCTGGTGAAAGTTTAATGTTCAAATCCTGCGCtttgccactgattcactgtgtaACCCTCTCGGGCAcccagtttcccatctgtaaaatgaattgGTTTAACTTAACTACCTCAGAGAGTGACTCACTCAAAGTATCTTGAGATCCACCTTACGTGAAAAGTGCTAAGGAAGGTGGTGATGTCTTTGTGACACtatgaaagaattttttttaaaaagtaatcaaaGACTAAACACAGTAAgtataagaacagaagaatggaaCCGCTTCTCCCCCTGCATAAATGTATTTTAGTGGTTGTGAAAGATGCTGAATTGACAGTCCTGGAGAATGAAGTGTTCTGCTTATTTAGTGGACAACTATGCTGTGAAGAGCAGCTGACCCCTGACCTGGAGTGATAGTTAAACCTCTTTGACCCATTCACTCATTGGCCCCTGTAGTGAGAATGCCAACAAGGGGGAACTTAGTACCAACTGTAATGGTGGTTTCTGTGATGTAGACAAACCCACTAGCCAATAGACTCAGACCTTTCCCCAGCGCAAACAGTCATTCACTGAGTATCTGGCCACTGCCACCatgagctggatttgaaccagtgccCCGTAAGTGGAAGAATCTGTATCCCATTCCAATACCGATGTCCTGTTTAAAAATCTTTGAATAGTCAAGGCTGTGTGTGAGGTGAGCTAGCGCTATTTAAGCAAAAGCCTTCCCCCTAGAGCCAGTACTGGGGACAGGTAGTAAGGGAAAGCATTTTCAGGAGGAGAGTGTCATTGACAGCATAGATTCAACCCAGTACCCACTGGCCACGTTTGTGAAGATTTCAGGTTCACTAGTAATCAGTTGGCAAATACAATGTACCATGGAATCTAAGAGGCCTTGTGAAATTTAACATGGAATTGAGGATTTTGACCTTACTTACTTCAAGCTTAAAAATTCTAAAGGGACCTGGGTCTGCCCCTGCAGTCTGTACATGCACGTGACTCCCAAAAGTCAGTGAGTACTGTTTGCGTGCACCCGGACTGCAGCATCAGGCCCTACGTACATACTCGTTCTACCAAAACTTCTGTTGGATGCTAAAATCTAGTACTTCCAGGTTGTTCAGAATCAGCTGGCTTTAGTCTGTGACTCTGAATTTACGCAGTGCCATTGGTACACTGGCTGCAGTTCTAGGTGCAAGAGAACCAAAAGGTGACTAATAAGTAAGGTTCAATCCAATATCCATTTTTATAAGCCTTAGTTGTTTCCTTTCAGATGATGCTAAGTCAGTAACATCCATGAATAAAGCAACATGAAGAAAAAGATTCCAATTTGGCTTCTGGGAGACAGCGTTGGGTGTAGGACAATGTGCATCTCTTGCACAGCCTGGGGCCTTTTGCTCCCTACTTTAACTCCAACTTCGAGAGAGGCAGGACAGCTGCACATTACTCCTTTCCAAATCCATCTCTGTCATTTCCTAATCCTCGTGAGGGCTCACTGAAATGATTCATAGCAATCCCTGGCCATCTGGTGATTTATCACCTGAAGACTTGGGTTCCAGAACAGTGGTGGGTTTCCTGCTTTCCAGGTTCATTACAGAGGTGTCATGCATGAGCTCTGGTGAACAAGAGCCAGTGAGGCTATCAAGTACTGGCTGCAGAAAAAGCTACCTACCAGATCTGAGGAAGCAAGGGATGTGGTTGTACAGGAATGAAAGGGAAAGGGAATGGTGCGCTGGTTGTTGAGAGAGAAGCTGAACTCAGATGTGTAGGATGTTTTCTCTCCATCTCTCCCCAGCTTCAAATTCACttaattttctttcatttttaaatagaaattattaaaaaaaaaccttcagtCAAAaactttccccctctctctccaaAATAATGATACTAACTCACCTCTCTGGCTGCCTTCTGAACAAAGCGTTCATCTGTCACCCGGAATGCTCTAAACAGTGCCTCCGCTGGATCATGTTGAAACATCTCCTGGTGTACCAAATTCacatggagatggatggaggcaTAGATGGCAGCATCCACCCCTCCATGACCATCAAATACTGCAAAATACGCTTGCTCCTCTTGGTCCTGCCAACAGACAACCTTTAATCAAAAACTGATGAAGataagcagtgcatttggttaaCTGGACTGTCATTAAAACCATTTAACTTGAGATTACTGGTGTCCTTGTGCTTTCACATTAGTGGTATAATGTTGTTAGAGAGGCAGAATCTCTACGTGAGAACTCAACTATATAAATTCTTTATCGTAATGTGGGAATATGCATACACAGTTAgattatatacacctctacctcgatataacgctgtcctcgggagccaaaaatcttactgcgttatattgaacttgctttgatccaccggagtgtgcagccccgccccaccggagcactgctttaccgcattatatccaaattcttgttacatcaggtcgcgttatatcgaggtagaggtttAGTTGACAAATTGCATGCATCACGTGCATAGCTCTGCTAATGCACTTCACATCTGTTTTGTTGTACATTTAGTTATTCAATACCTAAACTTTTCCTGAATAAAAATTGTCATTCACACCAAAGTGTGGCAAGGCTTTGTGAGCTGAACAGACAGCCAGCAGGATGATACCATCGTGTGCTGAAAGCAAAATGCATAAATCCAGATTTGAATTCAGTTTCTTAGAGGTAAAATGCTAGGGCATTAAACTATGAAGCCACATAGTCCTACGGTTTTTATTCAATCCACATCAGTTCATGTGTCTGTAATTAATACATTAATATGTATTGTCTCATCAGGTAATTAAGTGTGATCCCATTCTCAGCTCAAGATAGGCAGAATCCTTCATCTTCAACTCAGGTTTCTTGTCTTGCCCAAACTGCTCACAGAGGAAACGATGTTCCAGTAGCAAGAGACATCAGTTTCTGCACCCAATTCATACACACAACTCACCAACCCACCTCAGTTTGCATTAACATAATACATCTTAAAGGCAAGAACTAAGACAGGGTGCAAGAAAATGATTATTAAACTGACAATGCATAATACAAATCAATTTTTCCATCATACTGATCCAGGTTGTGTAATTCTTGCTACTTCACATATTTGCCATTTCACGTCTGAGATTTTACATCTGAAGAAAAGCTTGCATGAGGGTTTTGCTGATAAGTGATATGAAGAGATGGATGAAAGTAAACCTGGGCCAGGATCTACCAAAAAGTTGGTAGTGGTGGCTGTTTTTGCAAACCTATTCTCTCAGGAGGACTGTTTTTTACCTCCTCTCCTTCGACTTGTTGATGTTTCTCCCAAGAAACATGGTAGTCCAGCAGCAAAGGCCTGGCTCAGCAGGCAACTAGACAGCAGTAACCAGTTATGAGTTGCACCATCACCTCTCTTTCTCTGTTTGTGATTAACTGCTATCTGGGCAATCTTCAGTCAAGTAGAGGATCCTGCCTTAGCTTACTCCTTAGTAACACAATGCACTGGCTGCCACTGGGGGAAACTCTGTTACTATTGAATCTCAGGCCACTAAATCCTAGGAGCATTGCAGAACCCATGCTGCTATCAATCTCCATGATGGTGAATGCATCCTATATTGTTCTCTCTGCTCTTCTGTTGCCAGCAAAATGCAAGTTTCTAGATTATGAGGCGGCCACCAGCCTTGTAAATGACAACATCTAAACAACAGGACAAAACTAGTCCAAAATGAAGGATGAAAATCTTACAATAAAATGCAGATTCCAGTGAGACGGGGGTACAGCCACACAGTAACTGGACAAGTGGCTACAGCAGGATGGGATAGGCACTAGGTATTTATGAAAGCTTCCGTTTCATCCTATATAGGCCATGGGCATTTTGTGAGACCcataaatatttgcacagtaaaatgCTTACTAATTTCCCAAAACCCATATTCAGTAGGTTAACTGACCCACACCAGCCCCCTTTACCTCAAGGTTGAAGAGCATGTTGAAGTCAGGAATGCAGACATGCTTGTCTTCCATCTTCCTGCGCATGTTTTTGATAGCATGGATGGATGTCTCATAATAGCGGTAGGGCCTCCTTTGAAGCGGAAAGTCTTTCACCCAGCTGCTGCAGATCTCGTGGAGTTTGCTGAAAACTGAGCGGGCTAGCTTCACTGTCTCAATCTCTGAGGAGGCCAAAAGAAATAAAGGGTTTTCTAAGAATGCTATTAAATGAGGATTTGCCACTCAAGTGCATTATAAAGATGAAATAAAATCATGCTGGCCGGGAGATTCATCCATCCAATTCGAAAACCCTGGATTCTGGCTGTAAAGGGAAAAGAGGAAGCTACCTACAGTATAATTAGCATTCACCAGGTAACAGCTGATTGATTATATCCTACCTACTCCTGTACCTTTACTGGACTCATCAGCAAGAAGCAATGAATGAGAAGATTTGATGCTTCCCCTGATAAGGCCCATGTGCAGTTCCAAACAAGAGGATGCAGCCCTGTCTCCTACAATGTCTGGATTTAAACACTTCATGGTGCAAATGAGTTGCAACATTAAAAAGCAACTCAAGGGGCATGATTCACCACATTTTTGCTCCAGTTTTtggtcagtggagttacaccccTACAGAACTGGAGCAATGCAGCGATTAATAAGACGTAGCAGGGTTTATAACATTTCTTTTAAGCATGTTCATGGGTTTTCATTCAAATGGTATATTAACTGAGATGTTCATAATTTAATGTTATTTTGTTTTCAGATCTCAAAGTAGGTTGAGCCCAAAAGAAATCTCTGTGAGCAGGTGAAAAGTCCAGAGCAGCCTTCCATTAAGGGGTGGGTGAACTGTCACTTCGTAAAATAATCATTCTTAATATGTGCAGAGTCAGGCACTCGCTAACCATTCTGCAGTTATGAAAGTCTAGTTAGCTTCTTTTACTGGAAGAAAAAGCAGCAAGTAAACATGGGAGACCTGCAAACATCTAAGGCTCTTTTCATATTACAATTTCACCAGTCTGAGTCTCCAGGGTCCAATTTCAGCAAAAGTCTTTGTCTAGTGGTTCCAATTGCCCTGCAGAAGTACCATATCCAAAGGGAACCATTCCAcatctgattttacagaaacagcGTCAGTATCAATAAGCAGCACCTACTAATGATGGCCTACTTAACAGTCACTGATAAAGTTAGGAAAAATGTGGTGTCTGGTAGTTAGCAAGCAAGACTCctgggatctatttctagctctgctTATTTTTCCCTATGCCACAATGGGTAAGTAATTTATTCTAATTTCACATATGGAAAACTgaccctcagtttccccaagttTAATTACTTGGAGCAGGAACAGAAGACAGAGAATCAGGAAAGACCCTGGATGCTTCCCAGTCTCCAGCCACTAGACCACGAGAGTTGGTTCTACCATGTTTGGCTAAATAAGCCATAGCAAGGCTGAGGAAGGAATATCCTCCTCATTACTAATGGAAGGAGACTGAACTTCTTAGTTCATCAGTTCTTGGAAGCAGGTGGGCAAGTACTGATACCATTAGGTCATCAGAGTAATAGCACAGTGAGATACCAAGCTGCAACAGATACCTGGAATATGCAGGTCTTATCAGTGCTGTCAGCAATGTCACTGCTGGGCAGCATGTGAAACAAGAACACAAATACTGAACTGTCCAAATCATATCTTCAATCAGGGAACTTAATCCCCAGAGTTCATCGCCCACTTTTTCCCATGGGCATGTTTAAGAGAAAAACCTGTTGATTTTAATGTCACCTGTTCATTAAATTCAGAAATCCTTCTGAAGGACGAATGGAGAGAAACCATTCGCTGTGCTGAGATATTAAATACCCTCCCCCCTGTGAGGAGTGTGCACAGTGGCAGCAGCATCAGTAATTGCTGCTTGAgattaaaaaaaggagagaggCCCAAAGCAGCCGATCCACCCCCTCACAGCTGTAAATTACTCAATCGTTAATGTCGCGGTGCTGAGCTGGAGCTGAGTCAGCTGTCATTGTGGCTGAATCATGTGGAATTTCatctccctcctgctgctgcctcaaTGCTGCTCCAAGAATCTTCAGTGTCGGAAGTACAGCTTAATTGCACCACTGCTAGGAGGAAACCCAGGTCAGACATTTTTGTCCCTAACGTTGGTTGATTGGTTATCTTTGCAAAGGAGACTGGGGGGTTGGAAAGGCAAGTTTGTGTCAATTTCTAAACTCTCCATTTTCTCTCACTGTCGATACCAGGCCTGACTCACCGCAGCAGATGGAGGAGAGATTCCCATTTATTTCATACAAATCATTTCTAGTGACAGCCAAATAATGAATGGCAGTGCTTCATCAATGTGTATGGAAAGAAAAGTACAATTTCTGAAGTGATATTTACATTTccacagcacttttcatccacagGTCTCAAAGGTCCTTCTATTAATAACTGGTTTAAGCTAGGTCTCTATCTTTGTTCAACAGTTTTAGTAATACCCACCACttatattagagagataagggagatgagttaatatcttttattgcacctacatctgttggtgagagagtaactttacacagagctcttctgacctgaaggagagctctgtgtaagctcaaaagcttgtctctttctccaacagaagttggtcaaataaaagatatcacctcacccacctagtctctctaatatcctgtaaCCAACGTGGCTACAACACTGAAAATGGTACTTATATAATATTGATCATCGTCAAAGTGCTGAACCACCATTATCTAATCCTCAGAACACTGATGTGAGAGAAGTATAATCTCCTGTTACAGATGAAAAAACGGATACAGAGAGGTTAGGCCCAAATTTTAAGAGGTAACCTCTGATCTTGAGCACCTCACTATTTGGGTGCCCATCTCTGGACACCTGGAGCCAGATCCTTATAGGCTCTAAATTAACATCAGCATTAGATGTAGTTGCTCAACACCACTAATAATCAGGCTCTAAATGTCTCTAGCTGGATACTCAAAACAAGAGGTACCCCAAATTGAAGACCacgtttgaaaatttgggccttaaTGACTGCAGAGCTGGGATTACAATGCAGGAGTTCCTTGTCTGTAGCCGGGTGATCAATCCATTAGATGTCTCAATCTACAAATTTTATTTTACTCTATTGTTGTAATTGTATTTCTGTTGTAATCCAATTTAAGAATTCTCGGGAAAATGATGCACTGGGTCTTTGAGATCTGTTTTGTGAAATCTACTGGCTATACATGTTCTTATTCTACTGTCGGTCTCGTCTTCCAAGCCCCTTTTGATCTTTATCAGCCATGAGGAGTTCTGCCTCCACTAAAAAGATTTCCAAATGTAATGTATTCCTGGGTTGTCCTCTCAAAAAAGAAATCTCTGAAGccctgtttgttttaaaaaaaaatttaaactaaaCACATACTAAAGATTAGTAAATCGCTCATAACCAATTCCGCCTAGAACTCATAATTCCTTTTGGTTTGCAGACTCATTGTCTCAAAAGCTTGGAGAGTCACTCTGAATATGCTAATTCCACACTCTTACTTTCATACATCAGTGGGTTCAATGatacctttttttgttttaaggtaAGGATCGTCCCCTGCATCACATCTCTGTTCAAAAGGTTGCCTTCCACATGCACACTTCTGACTCCTTTTACCAAACCTGAGTAGTAGAGGAGTTCACAGATTCCATCATCCGCCTTCACCCAGCCGAACCAAATGTCTCTCTTGAGGAGAAACTGAGGTTAGGAGACAAATTTGGGCAAATATTAAGTCCTTCTACTTTCTGCATTATATAGAGCAGTAAGCTTGGTGGACCTCTAAAACAAAAGCCTTTCCAGTATAGACCAATGCAGAGGTGGACATCAGAAGCACCAGGTTACAATTCATCTTGTTCTTTAGTCCTGTACTAATCTGAGCAACTTGAAAATCAGCAGTCTGATATAAACTCAGGTCAGAGCTTTAGGTTTCAACAGGAATCCATTCTCAAACAACTGTGTCATAGATCTGCCAGAGCTTCCTCTGTTTCTCCCAAAGTGTAATGGCCTCCCCACATGAACACTAGTCAGGACCAGGCACAGGAAAGCAGTCAATCACTACATTCTTCTAACTATCCCAGTTAGAAGAATGACAAT
Proteins encoded:
- the PPM1E gene encoding protein phosphatase 1E isoform X1, producing MAAGGSEEKTYRRFLELFLGEFRGPFGAEPAPSPPAAAGAEGEGAAAGEAEESEAADPQPPTPPPPLPPLPRPLSEHIIEEEVEGECLDLCLQQLYKYNCPSFLAAALARATSDEVLQSDLSVHYLPKHVDSTEGIIQIETVKLARSVFSKLHEICSSWVKDFPLQRRPYRYYETSIHAIKNMRRKMEDKHVCIPDFNMLFNLEDQEEQAYFAVFDGHGGVDAAIYASIHLHVNLVHQEMFQHDPAEALFRAFRVTDERFVQKAARESLRCGTTGVVTFIRGNMLHVAWLGDSQVMLVRQGQAVELMKPHKPDREDEKKRIEALGGCVVWFGAWRVNGSLSVSRAIGDAEHKPYICGDADSASTVLDGSEDYLILACDGFYDTVNPDEAVKVVADHLKENNGDSSMVAHKLVASARDAGSSDNITVIVVFLRDMNTAVNVSEDSDWTENSFQGGQEDNGEDKENHGDCKRPWPQHQCSAPADLGYDGRVDSFTDRTSLSIGSKINLFEDQRYLDLMKTEASQPQNAKHLLPVKVFSPGLPKGVNLVNGSTVKNEAPKSTASSVSGPTDPRGYSASLSLSSTGQHIYRMEGLSPHFSGLEKEQFRSLGKRVSAFSHFHFYNAKRRCGARLKPKFHTHLFAHKPSHMEGLGPSLPVQSGSKIRMLVRSSLWWRMNSHKVYGENMLLSRRQSNCTPEPYLYQSCKI
- the PPM1E gene encoding protein phosphatase 1E isoform X2; this encodes MLGQGASRSRGHQSLEQLGNCPSFLAAALARATSDEVLQSDLSVHYLPKHVDSTEGIIQIETVKLARSVFSKLHEICSSWVKDFPLQRRPYRYYETSIHAIKNMRRKMEDKHVCIPDFNMLFNLEDQEEQAYFAVFDGHGGVDAAIYASIHLHVNLVHQEMFQHDPAEALFRAFRVTDERFVQKAARESLRCGTTGVVTFIRGNMLHVAWLGDSQVMLVRQGQAVELMKPHKPDREDEKKRIEALGGCVVWFGAWRVNGSLSVSRAIGDAEHKPYICGDADSASTVLDGSEDYLILACDGFYDTVNPDEAVKVVADHLKENNGDSSMVAHKLVASARDAGSSDNITVIVVFLRDMNTAVNVSEDSDWTENSFQGGQEDNGEDKENHGDCKRPWPQHQCSAPADLGYDGRVDSFTDRTSLSIGSKINLFEDQRYLDLMKTEASQPQNAKHLLPVKVFSPGLPKGVNLVNGSTVKNEAPKSTASSVSGPTDPRGYSASLSLSSTGQHIYRMEGLSPHFSGLEKEQFRSLGKRVSAFSHFHFYNAKRRCGARLKPKFHTHLFAHKPSHMEGLGPSLPVQSGSKIRMLVRSSLWWRMNSHKVYGENMLLSRRQSNCTPEPYLYQSCKI